The sequence CAGGCGCATGGGCACCTCGCGGCCCTGGTAGGTCGTGCCGGTGCGGTAGACCTCCTCCAGTCGCGCGATCTGCTCCTGCTCCTTCAGCTCCGGCAGGGCCTCGCGCACGGGCAGCCCCAGCAGCGGCCGGGAGCCGGTGAGCTTCAGGCGCAGGTCGTTGGCCATCTCGAAGACGAGCTCCGGCCCGCGCAGCACGGTGATGGCGGCGGGCAGCTGCTTGAGCACCGCGAACAGGTTGCGCCGCTCCGCCTGCGCCGTCTCGTACAGGCGCGCGTTCTCCAGCGCCACGCTGGCCATCTGCGCCAGCTGCACGGCGACCGTCTCGTCCTCCGCGTCGAAGTCGCCCTCCACCTTGTCGGACACCTGCAACAGGCCCAGGTTGCGGCCGTCGTGCCCCACCAGCGGCACCGCGAGGAAGCCCTTCAGGGGCAGCGCGGGCGGCGGCGCGGGCGGCGCGTCGGTGTAGGCCGCGAGCTTGCGCAGCTCCTCGCGGGTGAGGCGCAGCGGCCGGTTCTCCTGGCACACCCGGGCGAAGAGGCCGCGCTCGTCCACCGCCACCTGGGCCGCGCCCGGCGCCAGCGGATCATGCTCCTGCGCGGACAGCGCGGAGAGCGGCTGGGCGTCGCGGCCGTCCACCACCTGCACGGAGGCCTGGTTCGCGCCAATCAGCTTGCGCGCCTTGAGGATGACGAGCTCCAGGATGGCCGGCACGCTGCCGGCCGCGTTGAGCGCCAGGCTCGCGCGCGACAGGCCGCGCAGCTGCTCGGTGCGGCGCAGCTCGCCCGCCATCAGCCGGGCCCGCTCCGCGTCGGCGCGCTTGCGCGCCGTGATGTCCTGCACGGTGCCCACGAAGCGCACCGGCTTGTCGTCCTGGAAGTACGTCCGGCCGGTGGCGCGCACCCAGCGCTCCACGCGGTCCTTCAGCCCCACGGTGCGGTAGGCCACGTCGTAGTCGCCGCGGCCGGTGGGGTCCCAGCTGAGCGCCACCGCGCGCTGCACGGCCTCGCGGTCCTCCGGGTGCAGGCCCGCGAGGAACAGGTCGTAGGACGACTCCGCCTCGGGCGGCAGGCCGAACAGCGCCTTGCAGCGCGCGTCCCACTTGAGCTCGCCCGTCAGGATGTCCATGTCGAAGGTGCCCAGCGCGGTGGCGGTCAGCGCCAGGCGCAGGCGCTGCTCGCTGTCCGCCAGCGCGGCCTGCTGCTTGCGCAGGTCCTGCGCGAGCGCCTCCGTGTGGCGGCGCGCGCGCACGAACTCCGTCACGTCCGTGGCCAGGGTGATGATGCCGGAAGCGGTGCCGTCCAGCTCCACCATCGGGTGGTAGATGACGTTGAAGAAGACGGAGTCCGGCTGGCCGTCGCGCTCCAGCTTCACCTCGAACTCCGGCCGCACGAAGGGCTGCTTCGTGCGCACCACGCCGCGCAGCACCTCCAGGATCTCCGGCTGCGAGGCCATCTCCGGGAACACGTCCAGCAGCGCCTGGCCCGGCGTCACGCGCCGGCCCACCAGCAGCTCGTAGTACGGGTTCGCCAGCTCGAAGACGAAGTCCGGCCCGCGCGTGATGGAGATGCCCACCGGGGCCTGCATGAAGAACGCGTGCAGCCGCTCGCGGTGGACGGCCTCCAGCGCGTGGCGCTCACGCTCGCGCAGCGACTCCTCGCGCAGCTGCACGGCTTCACGCGCCAGGTACAGCTCCACGAACATCGACACCTTGGCCTGCAGGATCTCAGGCCGCAGCGGCTTGCGCAGGTAGTCCACCGCGCCGTGCGCGTACGCGGCCAGCCACTCCTTCTCGTCGCCGTCGCCCGCGGTCATGAGCAGCACGGGCGTGCGGCGGCTGCGCTCGCGCTCGCGCAGCAGGCCCAGCACCTCCACGCCTGTCATGTCGCCCAGGTTCATGTCCATCAGGACGGCGGCGAAGTCCTCGTCCAGCAAGCGCCGCAGGGCCTCGCGTCCGGAGGTGGCCCGCACCAGCCGCTGCCCCAGCGGCGCGAGGATGCCCTCCAGCGCCAGCAGGTGCCCGGGCGTGTCGTCGACGATGAGGATGCTGGCCCCGGGTGGGGACGTGGGCAGGGACACGGCGGCGGAAGGCATGGTGATGGAGGCTCGGGGAGCGGGCTCCCCTTCCCTTTAGGCTGCTTGCAGGCGCGTGGGGGGAGGACGGGCCCTGCTTCGGGACGTCCCCGTTGACGGCAGGACAACACTCCGCGCCGCAACCTGCCTCCTCCCCCCTGTCGATTCCAGCAGAACCCTGTGGAGCTCCTACATTCGCCGCCCTCCCGTCTGCTCGGAGACGCGCCAGGAAAGCGCTCGCCAGGGCATGGCTGTCGCGTGTTTCATGTTTCAGCGCCGCTACGGCGACGGCAGGCGGCGCAGCGACGTCATCGGGAAGGACGCCCAGAAGGGCGTCGCCACGCTGTCCCCCTCCAGGGAGAACCAGGGCCCGTCCCGCCCCGCCAGCACGTGGAAGTCCTGCGCGGGGGTGAAGCCCTGGCCCACCAGCGCCACGCGCTCCCCCTTCGCGTTGGTGGCCACGTCCAGCACGAGCACGGTGTGGCCGGGGCTGCCGCCCAGGACGAAGAAGTCCCCGGGGCGCAGCTGCTCCCGCGTGGGCCGCGCGCCCTCGGCCTGGATGGACAGCGTGCCCGCGTAGGTGAAGAGCAGGTCCAGGTAGTTCCGGAACGCCGCGCGCGAGCTGTCCACCGCGCCGCCCGGCACCCACGTCACCTTCGCGCCGGAGACGCGCGCCCGCTCTCCCGCCGCGTACCGGGGCCAGGACGCCAGGTGGCCGCTGGTGAAGCGGTAGGCGATGCGCTCCGAGTGGCCGGAGGCCCAGCGCCACTCGGCATGGAGGCGCAGGATGGAGTCCGCGCACTGCTGGAGGTTGGCGGTGCCCACGTCCAGCTCCCCCACCGCCGCGAGCCGCGCGTCCGAGCCCGCCAGCACCGTACCGCCCCGGAAGTCGAGCACGGGGGTGCCCTCGGGCCTCAGCGGCAGGCCGCGCAGCCACGCGCCAAAGGAGCCTGCCTCCAGCGGCACGCGCGTGTAGCCCTCCGGAGGCGCGAAGGTCTCCTCCAGCGCGCGCACCTTCACGCCGGCCGTCAGCCATGGATAGCGCGCCCGCTCCTCGGCCGTGGCGACGCGAGGTGCGACCGCCGCCCGTCCGGCCGCTTCACAGCTCGCCAGGGGCAGCGCGGCGGTGAGCAGGGAGGCCAGGATCATCAAGGGACGGAAGGCTCCCATCGCGTTCACGGGGCGGGCTCCAGGGCACGTTGCCGGGGAAATCCCGGGCATTCCCCTGGGACACCGCTCGCAGGCGCCGGGGTTCCCACGAGGCGCGGACCCACGTGGCGCCAGAGGACACCAGGGGAGTTGTTCGCTGGACGCTCGCCACGCCGGACAGGTGCGTCCCGGGTGCCGAGCACTACCTTTTGAAGGTCATGCACCGTCGGGCAAGCCTCGTGCTGCTCAATACGCTGTCCCTGTCGCGACTGCCGCTCGCCGCGGTGTTCATCGCGGTGTCGGACCTGCGCCTGCGGGCCTTGCTGGTGGTGCTGGCGGCGGGGACGGACTTCCTGGACGGCTGGATTGCCCGGCACCGGGGACTGGCCACGCGCCTGGGGGCGCTCATCGACCCGGTGGCGGACCGCGCCTTCATGGTGACGGCCTTCATCGTGTGTCTGCTGGACGGGCTCATCGGGCCGGTGGAGCTGACGCTGCTGCTCGTGCGTGACATCGGCACGGCCATCGGCTTCACCGTCGCCAGGCTGCGGCCGGACATGCGGGCCATCGAGCTCAAGGCGCGGATGCTGGGCAAGCTCGTCACGGCGCTTCAGCTCGCGGTGCTGCTGTGCGTGCTGCTCTACCCACCGCTGGTGCGTCCGCTCGTGGCGCTCGTCGCGCTGCTGTCGCTGGCGTCGGTGGTGGACTACACGCGCGCGGTGTGGCGTCAGCGTCAGCGCCGGGAACTGCCGCCGTCCCGGCCGTCCTCGCGCATTCCCCATGGGCCGACGGGCGCGCCCATGGGGTCCGTGCGGGAGTGACGCGTCACGCGGGCACGGCGCGTGGGATGGACGCCACGGCCAGCCGGGCACGTTCGCGCTCCATGGCGGCGCGCTCGCCTTCGGACAGGGCGTCCCAGACCTCGTCCATCGTGTCGAGCAGCGCGTCTGCTTCCGGTGAATCTCCCCCCGGCGCGCGGGCGCGGACGAGGGCCAACTTGTGCAACAGGGTGCGGTATCGGTCGTAGACCGTCATGGTGGAAACCTCCGCCCCGGAGACGGGGACGGAGCCATGCGGCTGACGGCTCACCGGCGCCGGGTCTCGGCGTCGCGGCGGGCCTCGGAGCCGGTCAGCACGGCGATCTCCCGGGTGTGGCTGCGGCCCACGATGTTCACGGTGGCGCGCACCCGCTCGCCCTCCTTGAGCTCCGTCACGCCGATGTTCTCGCCGTCGCGGACGATGCGCGTCTGGGTGCCGATCTCCAGCGGCAGGCGCAGGCCCTCGTTGTCGATGACGACCTCCTTGGGGGACACCGAGCGCACCGTGCCCCGGTAGATGGCATCCACCACCGCCACGCCCTGCTGCGCGGCGGAGGAGCCCGAGGGCGTCGTCGCGGGGGGAGCCCGCGTGCCCGTGTTGCCCGTCCCCGTGTTGCCCGTGCCTCCCGTGCCCGCGTTCGGATCCGTACCCGGATTCGGAGGCGTCGTGCGCGCCTCGGGGTTCGGCTCCGCGCTGGGGCTGTTCGGATCCGAAGCCGGAGCGTCTCCCGAGCCGCCCGAGCCGCCCGAGCCACTCGGCTGTGCCGGCGTGCCGGTGTCCTGCTGGGGCGCGGCGGAGGGGGCCGTCCCGTCGGGGGCCTGCGTGCCCGTCCCGGAGCCACCGGTCCCTGGCTGCGGCTGCGAAGAGGCCGGAGCCTGCGTTGGAGGAGCCTGTGTCGTGGCGGGCTGCTGGGAGGCGGCGGGGGCCGAGCTGTCCTCGGACGCCGCGTCATCCTCCATGCCGCCAGACTGGGCCCCGGCGCACATCAGCAGGCAGGCCACGCCCGCGATTCCCAATCCCAGCCAGGTGTCTCGCCTCATGCGCGGCGCGCCTCCTTGCGGAGAAGGTGCGCGCTCACACTGCCGGAACCACCGTGCAGGAAGCCGAGCGGTCTTCCGTCCGCTCGCGACGCCACCCCGCGACACGGCGCCTGCCCGGAAAATGAAGACGCCCCCGGTCCCGGTGAAGGGACGCGGGGGCGTGGGGCCCTGCGGGAGCCGCGGCTACGGCAGCGGGAGCGGACCGCCGCCCTGGGGCAGCGTGCGCGCCAGCGCCACGGCCTTGGCCGCCTGCACCAGGCCATGGCCGTACTTCTCATCCACGCCCGGCGCCGTCTTGTCGTCCTGCGCCGTCTTCTCCAGCACCGCGCGCACGTGCGCGGCGCTCAGGTCCGGCCGGGCGCTGAACACCAGCGCCGCGACGCCCGACACGTGCGGGGTGGCCATGGAGGTGCCCGACTCGCGCTGGTAGTCCAGGCCGGTGATGGACACCGTGACCTCCTGGCCCACCAGCCCCTTGAGGGCCGCGCCGGACGCCAGCGACACCGACACCGTGGGCACCCAGTGCGAGTTCGCGGAGCCCAGCGTGAAGGTGCCGTCGCCGTCCTCCTCCACGTTGTTGCCGATGATGACCGCGCGCGCGCCGGCCTGGATGACGTTGCGCGCCTTCTCCTCGAAGAACAGGTCGCCGCGGTCCACGTACGCGACGAAGCCGTCGCACGTGGCCGCCTCACCGCACGACGCGCGGTCCGCGCCCAGGCCGCAGTTGACCAGCCGGCCCGTGTACGTGCCCTGCGCGGTGTACGTGAGCGGAGACGAGGTGACGTTCACCGACGCCGCGGTCAGATGGGACAGCGACGCCGCCCCCAGCACCGTGGCGCTCAGCACGTTCACGCCCGGCCCCACCACGGACAGCTCCTGGCCGTACTGCGAGAAGGGCGCGTACTCGCCCTTCAGGTCCACCGCGCCCACCGCCATCACCGCCGGCAGGTACGCGCCGGGATAGGCGATGCCGCGCTTGCCGTCGTTGCCGCTGGCCGCGATGGACAGCATGCCGTTGCCGTTGTTCCAGACCTTCTCGAACACGGCCTGCTCGTCCTCCTGCGGGTCCGGCGCGCCCAGCGACAGCGAGGCGATGCGCGCCCCTTCCGAGTTGCACCAGTCCACCGCCGCGATGACGTCATCCGTCCTGCCGCCGCCATCCGTGTCCAGCACGCGAGCGACGAGCAGCGACGCGCCCGGCGCCACGCCCACCACGCCGTTGGGATCCTCGCCCGGCCCCACGCGCGCGCCGGAGCCCGCACCGAGCTGCGCCAGGATGGTCGCGGACACGTGCGTGCCGTGGCCGCCGCCCACCGTCACCACGCCCTGGGACACGCTCTGGTCGCTCGGGTCGTCGTCGTTGTCGACGAAGTCCTTGCCCTTGAGGAACGCCGCCTTCAGCTCCGGGTGCTTGCTGTCCCAGCCGCTGTCGATGACGCACACCTTCACGCCCTCGCCCGTGGGCGCGCCGGGGTCGATGACGCCGTCGTTGTTCGCGTCCCACACCAGCGGGGCCTGGACCATCTTCAGCCCCTCGGTGTACTCGCCCACCGAGCCCTGCGTGCTGAACGCGCCCTGCCACGACGCCACCGGCGGCGGCGTGGGCAGCCCCATCGCGTGCACGCGGCGGTTGGGCGTCACGGAGACCACGTCCGGGCGCAGCTTCATCGCCGCGATGGCCGCCGGCGACAGGCGCGCGGACACCATGTGCAGGTTCGGGATGCGGCGCCGCACCGTGCCGCCCTCGCGCTCCACGGCCGCCGCGATGTCCGCCGACGCCGCCAGCGCGCTCGCGGACACCTTCGGCTTGTAGGTGATGATGACCCCGTCCGCCGAGGTGTCCGTGCTCAGCGCGGACACCGCCGGGGTCGGCAGCGCCGCCTCCGCGGTGCCAGGACACGCCTGGGGCTGGATGATGGGGACGGGAACCGGGTCAGAGCCGCAGCCGCTCGCCACCAGTCCGGACAACCCGAGCCCAAGCCAAAGCCAACGCTTCATGGGGTGCATCTCCTTCGTGCCCGGCCAACGTGGGGTACCGCGCCGTGACCCGCTGCCCCCAAAAAAGAGGGGGCCGGGGAGAACGGGCCAACCCTGCTTCCCGTTCCCACGACGATTTAAGCATGGACGCAGGACGACTGCTCGGGCGGCTGTCGTGCGCCCGACGGACATCCGGTGCCGGGCCAACGTGTGGAGTCCAACGCTCCCGCCTGACGCACCGGGCCTGCAAGCCCGGCACGGGACCTCAGGCGTCGGAGGGATCCACGCCGAAGATGCGCTGGGCGTCCACGGCGTAGACCGCCAGCTGCCGCTCCATCTCCGCCGCGTCCCAGCCCAGCAGGGGCGCCATCACCTCCGCGGCGCGGACGGCGGCGGCGCGGCCCTGGTCGCGCGTCTCGAACGCGACCTTGAGCCGACGGATGAGCAGGTCGGCCAGCGTCTGGACCATCTCATGGGTCACGCCCCACACGGCCTCGGCGCGGCGGTACGGCAGGCCCTCCACCAGCGGCTCGGCCAGCATCGGCGTCTCCCGCGTGAGCGCCCACACCGCGCGCCAGCGGCTGCCATACGCGCGCACCAGGTGCTCACCCGTGGCCGCGTCCCCTACCTCCTGTCGAGCCGCCGCGAGCTCCGCGTCCAGCTTCAACAGGTCACCGCCCGGCAGGGGCTGCTCGTGGGTGACGGGCTTCTTGTGCGGCAGGGCCAGGTGGCGCTCCACGGCGTTGACCACGTCGCGGGCCATGACCCGGAAGGTGGTGAGCTTGCCGCCACTGATGGCCAGCACGCCGGACGGGCTCACGTCGATGGAGTGCTCGCGGCTGGCGCTGCCCGCGTCGCTGTTGCCGTGGTAGCCGCTCGCGGCGAGCGGGCGGATGCCGGCCCAGGCGCTGACCATGTCCTCGCGGGTGAGGTGGGCTTCCGGGAAGAAGGCGTTCGCGGAAGCCAGCAGGTAGGCGACGTCCGCCTCGCTCGCGCGCACCTCGGCCGGATGGGCGCGGGTGGCCGTCTCCGTCGTGCCGATGAGGGTGAACGCGTCCGCGGGCAGGATGAACATCACGCGCCCGTCCACGGGGGACAAGAGCGTGAGCGCGTCCCCGATGTTCAGCCGCGAGCGGGGCACGGCGATGTGCACGCCCTTGCTGCCGCGCACCGAGGGGCCCACGTGGGCCTTCTCCGAATCCAGCTTGCGGATCTCATCGCTCCACGGGCCGGTCGCGTTGACGACGGCGCGCGCGCGCACGGTGTGCTCCAGGCCGGTGAGGTGATCCACCACCACCGCGCCCTTCGCCTTGCCGTCCTCCAGCACCAGCCGCTTCACGGACGCGTGGTTGAGCACCACCGCGCCGGCCTCGCTCGCGCCCAGCGCGTTGGCCAGCGTGAGGCGCGCGTCGTCGGTGGCCGCGTCGTAGTAGCGGGCGCCGCCCTTGAGCCCCTCGGCGCGGATGCCGGGCTCGGCCTCCACCACCTGCTTGAGGGACAGGCGCTGATAGGCCTTCACATTCCGGAACAGGGACAGGGCGTCGTACAGCATGAGGCCCGCGTTGAGCTTCCAGCGCGGCACGCGAGCCCCCGCGTACACCGGCCAGATGAACGCCAGCGGCCGCACCAGGTGGGGCGCCAGGGTGAGCAGGCGGCGCCGCTCGATGCTCGACTCGAAGACGAGCCCCAGGTGGCCGTGCTCCAGGTAGCGCAGGCCGCCGTGGATGAGCCGCGATGAACGGCTGGACGTCCCGCTGGCGAAGTCCTCGCGCTCCACCAGGGCCACCTTCAGGCCCCGCAGCGCCGCGTCCCGGGCGGCCCCCGCCCCCGTCACCCCGCCGCCAATGACGAGCAGGTCGAAGGACTCGCTCCCCAGCGAGCGCAGGCGGTCGGCCCGCGAAGGCGGGGCGGGAACCTCCGTGGAAGCAGGCAGCGAACGGACGGCGGATTCGGAACGCACGCCTGGAGTCTATGACGGGAAGTCTTCGGCCGCAGCGGATTCCAATGCGATGCGTCAAGAGGTCCACGGGGTCATGGCACTGGATGGCAGGGCACTGTCCGGCAGCGGGCGCGCGGGTGGGCTTGCGTGTCCTGGGGAGGACGGATAGGCAGGCGGCCGCCTCACCTCCCCCGTCCTGGACGCTCTGCCGCCGCCCCCGAACCGCTGTGTGGGATTCCCGAGACCGACGAGACCTGGCGTTCCTGGGACTGTGGGTCCTGGTGTACGGGCTCGCGGTGGCGCCGGTGCTGCACGCGGTGGTGGGACACGGTGGAGGCCTGGGCGGCCACACCCACGTCCATCGCACCCAGGGTGCGTGTGAGGCTGGGAAGGCCGCGTGTCCGTCGGAGTCCCATCAGGGCAAGGCGGACGGCGAGAAGCGGGGCCACGGCCACCAGCACCTGACGGGCTCGGTGGAGCATCTGCTCGCGGTGGCGGCGAGCTGGGCGGTGTTCCTGCCGCCGAAGCTGCGCTGGGTGTCCTGGCGTGTGGAACCGGCGCGAGGCCCGGAGTGGTCCCCGGGTCAGCGGTTGCGGTCCGCGGCGATGCCGCAGGGCCCATAGCGGCGCCGGGCACTTCGGACTTCCGTAAGGACGACTCGCGAGCATGCGGACCGTCTGGCCTGGGCCAGACCGGGCCTGCGTGAGCGTGTGTCCGCATCCGTCTGTCTTTGTCTTCCAACCCGCACGCCCTGGAGCGCGTCCCGACGCGCGCCGGGGACGTGTCGCTGGCTCGTGCCGTCTCTCCCGTGACCATGTTGCTCATCGCGTTCGCCACGCTCTCGACGAGTCTTCACGCAGCGCCCCTCGCCGCCCAGGAGGAGCCGCGCCTGGAGACCACCAGCCATGCGGTGACAGAAGCCACGGAGGAACAGCAGCAACCCGAGGAGCAACAGCGCAAGCAGCGCTCCACGGTGGTGCGAGGCACGCGTCCGGCACAGAGCGCCTCCGAGGTCACGCTCGGCCGGGACATCCTGGATACGGCTCCGCGCACGAGCGCGACGGACGTGCTCCGCGTCGTCCCGGGCCTCGTGGCCTCGCAGCACAGCGGCGAGGGCAAGGCGCAGCAGCTCTTCCTCCGGGGCTTCGACGCGCTCCACGGCCAGGACGTGGAGCTGAACGTCGGGGGCCTGCCGGTGAACGAGGTGAGCCACATCCACGCGCTCGGCTACGCGGACACCAACTTCGTCATCCCGGAGCTCGTCCAATCCCTGGAGGTGACGGAGGGCTCCTACCGGGCGTTCCAGGGGGACTTCGCGGTCGCGGGAACGGTGCGCATGGACCTGGGCGCGCGGGAGAAGGGCGTGGAGTTCGCGGGCACGCTCGGCCAGTTCAACACGCGCCGGCTCGTCGTGACGGTGCGCCCGGGTGAAGACCCCGGCACCTTCGCGGCGGCGGAGCTCGCGGAGAGTGACGGCTTCGGTCCCCAGCGAGGCTACGGCCGGGCCGCCCTGCTCGCCCAGGCGAACCTGGACCTGGGCCACGGCCTGAGTGCGCGCATCCTGGGAGGCAGCTACGTCACGCGCTTCGACTCTCCGGGCGTGGTGCGCGAGGACGACCTCGAAGCCGGGCGCCGCACGTTCTACTCCGGCTCCTTCCCGCGCCAGGGCGGCACGGTGTCCCGGCATCAGCTCCTCATCGGCGTGGACCTGCCGCGCGAAGGCGCCGCGCGCACGAAGCTGGAGGCCTTCGGAATCCTCTCGGACCTGCGCCTGCGCAACAACTTCACGGGCTATCGGGTGGACGACCGGGGCGACGGCCTGGAGCAGACGAACGGCGGCTCCACGCTGGGCCTGCGCGTCGAACACCGCCGCCAGGTCACCCTCTTCGACCACCCCGTCGCGCTGGAGCTGGGCCTGGGAGGGCGGCGCGATGGCATCCACCAGACGCAACGCCGCTACCGGGAGACGGACGGCACGTTCTTCGCGGACGAAGTGGACGCGGACCTCACGCAGACGGACGTGTGGGGTTACGCCGAAGCAAGGGTGCCCGTGGGCCGCTGGGCCTTCCGGCTGGGAGGCCGGGCGGACGCGTTGGGCGTGGAGGTCTTCGACGCGCTCGCCTTCCGCGACCCGCGCTACTACGACGGGCAGGGCTACTCGCGCAGCGCCTTCGGGATGCACTGGGGCGCGAAGGCCGGCGTCGAATACGCGCTCACGGACACGTGGGCCCTCTTCGCCAGCTACGGGGACGGCTTCCGTTCGCCGCAGGCGCGAAGCCTGGCGGAAGGCGAACAGGCCCCCTTCGTCAACGTTCACGGCGCGGAGCTGGGCACCCGGAAGGACGGAGAACGTCTGTCCTTCCAGGCGAGCGTCTTCGGCTCGCAGGTGGCGGACGACTTCTTCTTCGACCACACGGTGGGCACCACCGTCTTCACGGGAGAGACGCTGCGCACGGGCATTTCCGCGGCGCTGCAGGCGCGTCCGCTCGACGGAGTCACCGCCGCGCTGAGCGCCACGGTGGCGAACGCGACGGTGACGAAGACGGACGCGAAGCTCCCCTACTTCGCGCCCCTGGTCGCGCGAGCGGACGTGGGATGGGAGAAGCCCCTGTCCGGCATCGGCTCCGTGCTGTCCGTGGGAGCGGGCCTCACGCTCATCGGCCCCAGGCCCCTGCCCTTCGACGAATACAGCCGCACGGTGTTCCTCGCGGACGCGCAGGTCGCGCTGCGCAAGGGAGCGCTCGCGTTGCGGCTCGATGTGAAGAACCTGCTCAACACGCGCTGGCGCGACGGCGAGTTCGTCTACAGCTCACGCTTCGACCCCAGCGCCCAGCCCAGCCTCGTTCCAGCCAGACATTTCACCGCGGGGGCGCCACGTGTGGCCTCGCTCACCCTGGAGGTCCACCTGTGATGAACCCGATGGCACTGGCCTTGATCGTGGCCCTGTTGAGCCTGGGCTGCGGCGGCAAGACGGAAGCAGAGCGCCGCACCTTCACCGTGACGATGACGGCGACGGCGCCCACGGCCCCCAACGAGTACGGCTGGACAGTGACGCCCGAAGCCGCGCGGCTCTCGGTGGGCTCCGTGCGCTTCTTCGAGGGCCGCGTGCTGCTGTCGAGCCGCGCCCCGCGCTTCGACTGGTACTCGCTCATCGGAGGCACCGCGAACGCGCACCCCGGCCACTACGTCCCCGGTGACGCGCTGGGAGAGGTGCTGAACGCCCAGACGGTGGACCTGCTCGAGGGTGCCACGCTGGGTGACGCCAACGCGGTCACGGGCGCGTACGGCTCCCTGGAG comes from Corallococcus macrosporus and encodes:
- a CDS encoding TonB-dependent receptor, with protein sequence MLLIAFATLSTSLHAAPLAAQEEPRLETTSHAVTEATEEQQQPEEQQRKQRSTVVRGTRPAQSASEVTLGRDILDTAPRTSATDVLRVVPGLVASQHSGEGKAQQLFLRGFDALHGQDVELNVGGLPVNEVSHIHALGYADTNFVIPELVQSLEVTEGSYRAFQGDFAVAGTVRMDLGAREKGVEFAGTLGQFNTRRLVVTVRPGEDPGTFAAAELAESDGFGPQRGYGRAALLAQANLDLGHGLSARILGGSYVTRFDSPGVVREDDLEAGRRTFYSGSFPRQGGTVSRHQLLIGVDLPREGAARTKLEAFGILSDLRLRNNFTGYRVDDRGDGLEQTNGGSTLGLRVEHRRQVTLFDHPVALELGLGGRRDGIHQTQRRYRETDGTFFADEVDADLTQTDVWGYAEARVPVGRWAFRLGGRADALGVEVFDALAFRDPRYYDGQGYSRSAFGMHWGAKAGVEYALTDTWALFASYGDGFRSPQARSLAEGEQAPFVNVHGAELGTRKDGERLSFQASVFGSQVADDFFFDHTVGTTVFTGETLRTGISAALQARPLDGVTAALSATVANATVTKTDAKLPYFAPLVARADVGWEKPLSGIGSVLSVGAGLTLIGPRPLPFDEYSRTVFLADAQVALRKGALALRLDVKNLLNTRWRDGEFVYSSRFDPSAQPSLVPARHFTAGAPRVASLTLEVHL